In Microvenator marinus, one genomic interval encodes:
- a CDS encoding ATP-dependent DNA helicase RecG, translating into MSDEIHTYGAPARFQLKLGEIDLKLESIPGVGKTTANKLREKGIEDLSELFLTFPRKYRKIYEYAPGYVLAEEQPEFVRCIGVIERVKAPAPRSRQPFEIYLQTRGITLKLLWFNLKGDWFAKKFSPGMWLDIEGAIEFEKGQGKMFHPNVEVVAENIPYETHIRVEPVYTVYDGIKESVIPKAIRASWPALQAAIVESLPEKIVRDLDLISVAEALEKVHVLKPTTWDALQPALDKSRERLVFEEFFGLQLTMAQQYVESRRAASAPILERRARAEEFLKSTGFDYTSDQTSAFEILRRELASRVPMRRMVQGDVGSGKTVVALFAAVIAAENGAQTAFMAPTDVLATQHYNRSKAWLDTLGVESALLTGSTGTSERSALLSRLAAGEIDVLFGTHALFSKDVVYAGNQAEPAPQAGLFEAIQTTREPATGLGLVIVDEQHKFGVEQRAELMAKGKDPHLLAMTATPIPRSLAHAYFGDLDLIIIREKPPGRVPIKTVMRTRDTAEKLFEYLRERIEEHGEQAYFVYPLVEASEGLAGRMNVVEGAEYLANGPLSGIPIGVLHGRMAAAEKDAVMQRFANGQLKVLCSTTVIEVGVDVGAATLMVIESPDLFGLSQLHQLRGRVGRSSARSFCVLMLDPSRTSEDAHERLQAFVENEDGFKLSEIDLIQRGPGLLLGARQAGVAEFRFGDLVRDAALLDQARAAARRLILGDARV; encoded by the coding sequence ATGTCTGATGAAATTCATACATATGGGGCGCCCGCTCGGTTCCAGCTCAAATTGGGAGAAATCGACCTCAAACTCGAGAGTATTCCCGGAGTTGGAAAAACCACCGCCAACAAGCTTCGCGAAAAAGGCATCGAGGACCTGTCTGAGCTTTTTCTGACCTTTCCGCGCAAGTACCGCAAGATTTACGAGTACGCACCAGGCTATGTGTTGGCTGAGGAACAACCAGAGTTTGTACGGTGCATTGGGGTCATTGAGCGCGTGAAAGCGCCCGCGCCACGGTCGCGTCAGCCTTTCGAGATCTACCTTCAGACACGTGGGATTACCCTCAAATTGCTCTGGTTCAACCTTAAAGGCGATTGGTTCGCAAAGAAGTTCTCCCCGGGGATGTGGCTTGATATCGAGGGTGCGATCGAGTTTGAGAAGGGACAAGGCAAAATGTTCCACCCCAATGTTGAGGTGGTCGCCGAGAATATCCCGTACGAAACGCATATTCGGGTGGAGCCGGTCTATACGGTATACGATGGCATCAAGGAGAGTGTGATTCCGAAGGCGATTCGCGCCTCTTGGCCCGCGCTTCAGGCCGCGATCGTGGAATCTCTGCCGGAGAAAATCGTCCGCGATTTGGATTTGATTAGCGTAGCCGAAGCTCTTGAGAAAGTTCATGTACTGAAGCCAACGACTTGGGACGCGCTCCAGCCTGCGTTGGATAAGTCCCGAGAACGTCTCGTTTTTGAGGAATTCTTTGGGCTTCAGCTCACGATGGCTCAGCAATATGTGGAGTCTCGGCGTGCTGCTTCGGCGCCGATTTTGGAGCGCCGCGCCCGAGCCGAAGAGTTTTTGAAGTCCACCGGTTTCGACTACACCTCGGACCAGACGTCGGCTTTCGAAATCTTGAGAAGAGAGCTCGCGTCGCGTGTGCCGATGCGTCGAATGGTTCAAGGCGATGTTGGCAGCGGAAAGACCGTGGTGGCGCTCTTTGCCGCGGTGATCGCTGCGGAGAACGGCGCCCAAACCGCGTTCATGGCACCAACCGACGTGCTCGCCACGCAACACTACAACCGCTCCAAGGCGTGGTTGGATACGCTCGGCGTTGAATCTGCGTTGTTGACGGGAAGCACCGGCACTTCTGAGAGGTCAGCCCTACTAAGTCGACTAGCTGCTGGCGAGATTGACGTGCTTTTTGGCACGCACGCGTTGTTTTCCAAAGATGTGGTTTATGCCGGTAATCAGGCGGAGCCCGCCCCGCAGGCTGGGCTTTTTGAAGCGATTCAGACCACTCGCGAACCGGCCACGGGCCTCGGACTTGTGATCGTGGACGAACAGCATAAATTTGGTGTGGAGCAACGCGCTGAGTTGATGGCGAAAGGCAAAGATCCACACCTTTTGGCCATGACAGCCACGCCCATCCCGCGGTCGTTAGCACACGCTTATTTTGGGGATTTGGACCTCATCATCATCCGTGAAAAGCCTCCTGGCCGAGTGCCGATCAAAACGGTCATGCGCACGCGTGATACGGCTGAGAAGCTCTTCGAGTACCTGCGTGAGCGCATCGAAGAACACGGCGAACAAGCCTATTTCGTCTACCCTTTGGTGGAAGCGTCCGAGGGGCTCGCCGGGCGTATGAATGTGGTTGAAGGCGCAGAATACCTTGCGAACGGACCGCTTTCAGGAATCCCGATCGGCGTGCTTCACGGCCGGATGGCAGCGGCAGAGAAGGATGCGGTCATGCAACGGTTCGCGAACGGCCAGCTCAAAGTCCTGTGTTCCACAACGGTAATCGAAGTGGGCGTGGACGTGGGCGCCGCAACCTTGATGGTTATCGAGAGTCCGGATTTGTTTGGTTTAAGCCAACTGCATCAGCTTCGAGGCAGGGTAGGGCGAAGCTCCGCCAGGTCGTTCTGTGTTTTGATGCTCGACCCGTCGAGAACTAGTGAAGATGCGCACGAGCGCCTTCAGGCGTTCGTTGAAAATGAAGACGGCTTTAAGCTCTCGGAAATTGACCTGATTCAGCGCGGACCAGGGCTTCTCTTAGGAGCTAGGCAGGCAGGCGTGGCGGAATTTAGGTTCGGGGATCTGGTGCGCGATGCCGCACTCTTAGATCAGGCTCGCGCAGCCGCTCGGCGATTGATTCTTGGGGATGCACGTGTCTGA
- the xerD gene encoding site-specific tyrosine recombinase XerD: MSIDDAIDNFIFHLRAERNLAKNSVQAYSRDLASFAECVQDKAPSEIAPDDITAFMAQQLDEGISSRSLARKLSAIRGLFKFLRVSGDIKRDPTKLVDSPRYGKRIPEVLTLDEVESLLAAPDRSVPEGLRDHAMLETLYATGLRVSELVNLQQRELDTRAGIVRVVGKGGKQRIVPVGQMALEALDSYVSTARGTLLASSGGPGSTPYLFVTRRGGPMTRQNFWKRLMGYVEKCEIEKDVSPHKLRHSFATHLLERGADLRILQTMLGHADIGTTQIYTHVAQARLKQLHVDFHPRA; this comes from the coding sequence ATGAGTATTGACGACGCCATAGACAATTTCATCTTTCATCTGCGCGCTGAACGAAACCTGGCAAAGAACAGTGTGCAAGCCTATTCACGCGACCTCGCGAGTTTCGCGGAATGCGTTCAGGACAAGGCTCCATCGGAGATCGCGCCCGACGACATCACCGCTTTCATGGCCCAGCAACTCGACGAAGGCATCTCTTCGCGCTCACTCGCCCGTAAACTCTCGGCCATTCGCGGCTTGTTCAAGTTTCTACGGGTGTCTGGGGACATCAAGAGGGACCCCACAAAACTCGTGGATTCTCCGCGGTACGGCAAACGGATCCCCGAAGTTCTCACGCTGGACGAGGTGGAGTCGTTGCTGGCGGCGCCGGATCGAAGCGTGCCAGAAGGTCTTCGCGACCATGCGATGCTGGAGACACTCTACGCCACCGGGCTTCGTGTAAGCGAGCTCGTGAACCTGCAGCAGCGCGAGCTCGACACCCGCGCGGGGATTGTTCGTGTTGTTGGAAAAGGCGGAAAGCAACGCATCGTACCCGTGGGCCAGATGGCGCTCGAAGCCTTGGATAGCTATGTGAGCACCGCCAGGGGAACCTTGCTCGCCTCCAGTGGCGGTCCGGGTTCCACTCCCTACCTCTTCGTGACGAGACGAGGCGGGCCGATGACGCGTCAAAACTTTTGGAAACGCCTGATGGGATACGTGGAGAAGTGCGAAATCGAAAAGGATGTGTCTCCTCATAAGCTGCGCCATAGTTTTGCGACTCACCTCTTGGAGCGCGGAGCGGACTTGAGAATTCTACAAACGATGCTCGGGCACGCCGATATTGGAACCACCCAGATTTACACACACGTGGCTCAGGCTCGGCTCAAGCAGCTCCACGTGGACTTCCACCCGCGCGCATGA
- a CDS encoding PPC domain-containing protein, translating into MTRALVILLMMMVAVPALANARDPDGSRMQAAELKLGKSDSDRLSPPRDAVDWRFFRVKEAGNYTIDVSGKSDSGIKLQLSTATGKSIATESSKGGRASISRKLSPGLYYFAVSATGATEYRVSVR; encoded by the coding sequence ATGACCCGAGCGCTTGTAATCTTGCTCATGATGATGGTCGCGGTCCCGGCGTTAGCAAACGCACGCGACCCAGACGGGAGTCGTATGCAAGCAGCCGAATTGAAACTCGGCAAAAGCGATAGCGACCGACTATCGCCCCCTCGGGATGCAGTAGACTGGCGATTTTTCCGCGTGAAGGAAGCCGGCAACTACACGATTGACGTCAGTGGAAAGTCCGATTCTGGAATCAAGCTCCAACTGAGCACGGCAACCGGCAAATCAATCGCGACCGAGTCGAGCAAAGGCGGACGAGCATCAATCTCTAGAAAGCTCTCCCCTGGATTGTACTATTTTGCAGTGAGTGCTACCGGCGCTACCGAGTATCGAGTCTCTGTCCGATAA
- a CDS encoding quinone-dependent dihydroorotate dehydrogenase, which translates to MYSWLRTPLFLLNPELAHELAMKSLAASLSSNATWEATREMLFLGAPTQPELGAHVFGLDFPNRVGLAAGFDKNAEYLKPLAALGFGFIEIGTVTGLPQPGNPRPRLFRLPKDEALLNRMGFNNDGAESVARRLDETLSRWDGPRPILGINIGKTKVVPLDEAASDYVLSLRHLHSFADYLVVNVSSPNTPGLRELQEKEPLSRLLGEIQEENHSQSSKLGVPPKPLLLKIAPDLERGALEDIVEVASDCQLAGLIATNTTISRDDLKTDTSKLGSGGVSGRPLVQRSREVVRELRGMTALPIIGVGGIFKPEDSLAMFDAGADLCQVWTGFIYEGPRMVKRLVQAGSVRLYTGD; encoded by the coding sequence ATGTATTCCTGGTTAAGAACCCCACTCTTCCTCCTCAATCCGGAGCTTGCGCACGAGCTTGCCATGAAGTCCCTGGCAGCATCGTTGAGCTCTAATGCTACGTGGGAGGCCACGCGAGAGATGCTCTTTCTGGGGGCGCCAACGCAACCTGAGCTTGGGGCGCACGTCTTCGGTCTGGACTTTCCGAATCGCGTGGGACTTGCGGCTGGCTTCGACAAGAATGCTGAGTACCTTAAGCCATTGGCGGCTTTGGGTTTTGGGTTCATCGAAATCGGCACGGTTACAGGACTTCCACAGCCCGGCAATCCGCGGCCGCGCCTTTTTCGATTGCCGAAGGACGAGGCCTTGCTCAATCGAATGGGCTTTAACAATGATGGCGCCGAATCGGTGGCCAGGCGACTGGATGAAACGTTGTCGAGGTGGGATGGCCCGCGGCCAATCTTGGGGATCAACATCGGGAAGACCAAGGTGGTTCCGTTGGATGAGGCGGCTTCGGACTATGTGCTTAGCCTGAGGCACCTCCATAGTTTCGCAGACTATCTCGTGGTCAACGTGAGCTCGCCCAATACTCCCGGCCTTAGAGAGTTGCAGGAGAAAGAGCCGCTGAGTCGGCTGCTTGGAGAGATTCAAGAAGAGAACCATTCACAATCCTCAAAGCTCGGGGTCCCGCCAAAACCGCTCCTATTGAAGATTGCTCCAGACCTCGAAAGGGGCGCGTTGGAAGATATTGTGGAGGTGGCCAGCGATTGCCAGTTAGCCGGACTGATCGCCACAAACACCACGATTTCCAGGGACGATTTGAAGACCGACACTTCCAAGCTTGGGTCGGGCGGTGTGTCAGGGCGCCCTTTGGTTCAGCGTTCCAGAGAGGTTGTCCGGGAGTTGCGAGGAATGACGGCCCTGCCAATCATCGGTGTGGGCGGCATTTTTAAGCCGGAAGACAGCCTCGCAATGTTTGATGCCGGCGCAGACCTTTGCCAGGTTTGGACCGGATTCATCTACGAAGGTCCACGCATGGTGAAGCGCCTCGTACAAGCGGGATCGGTCCGCTTGTACACGGGCGATTAA
- a CDS encoding DUF444 family protein, with the protein MGDQSKIKQDHRRFKQIVRGKIKRNLREYMTKGELTGKQGKDLVKIPIPRIDIPRFRYGQKQTGGVGQGEGEVGESLGQGEEAPGQGKAGEGEGEKGIEVDVTLDELAEIMGEELELPRIEPKGTEKLQTQRDKYSGIRSVGPESLRHFKRTFKEAIKRQVASGEYDPDNPLIVPTRDDKRYRSWKETSLPQSNAVIIYMMDVSGSMGDEQKEIVRIESFWIDTWLRSQYKGLDSRFIIHDATAKEVDRDTFFHTRESGGTMISSAYKLALSIIEDEYPVEDWNVYPFHFSDGDNWSVDDTGECMRLLREGLLPRSNMFCYGQVESPYGSGQFIKDLNENFDEEDHVIVSEIKNREGIFDSIKTFLGKGL; encoded by the coding sequence ATGGGCGATCAAAGCAAAATTAAGCAGGACCATCGCCGGTTTAAGCAGATCGTTCGCGGCAAGATTAAACGTAATCTGCGCGAATATATGACCAAAGGGGAGTTGACCGGCAAACAAGGAAAAGACCTGGTCAAGATTCCAATCCCTCGAATCGATATTCCGCGTTTTCGCTACGGCCAAAAACAAACTGGCGGTGTGGGTCAAGGTGAGGGCGAAGTCGGCGAATCACTGGGCCAGGGCGAAGAAGCTCCGGGTCAGGGAAAGGCAGGCGAAGGCGAAGGCGAGAAAGGCATCGAGGTTGATGTCACGCTCGACGAGCTGGCCGAAATCATGGGTGAAGAGCTGGAGCTGCCGCGAATCGAGCCCAAGGGCACCGAGAAACTCCAGACTCAACGCGATAAGTATTCCGGCATTCGTTCAGTAGGTCCGGAGTCCTTGAGGCACTTCAAGCGAACCTTCAAGGAAGCCATCAAACGTCAGGTAGCGAGCGGCGAATACGACCCCGACAACCCGCTCATCGTTCCGACTCGGGATGATAAGCGCTACCGGTCTTGGAAAGAGACGTCGCTGCCGCAGTCCAATGCCGTCATCATCTACATGATGGACGTCTCAGGCTCTATGGGAGACGAGCAAAAGGAAATCGTTCGTATCGAGTCCTTCTGGATCGATACGTGGCTGCGCTCGCAATACAAGGGGCTCGACAGCCGTTTTATCATCCACGACGCAACCGCCAAAGAAGTGGATCGAGATACCTTCTTTCATACACGAGAGTCCGGCGGGACTATGATCTCAAGCGCCTACAAGCTCGCGCTGAGTATCATCGAAGACGAGTATCCAGTGGAGGATTGGAACGTCTACCCCTTCCATTTCTCCGACGGAGACAACTGGTCCGTAGACGATACGGGAGAGTGCATGCGCCTTTTGCGTGAAGGACTGCTCCCTCGGTCAAATATGTTCTGTTACGGGCAGGTCGAATCCCCTTATGGCTCCGGGCAATTCATCAAAGATTTGAACGAGAATTTCGACGAAGAAGATCATGTCATCGTCTCGGAAATCAAGAATCGAGAAGGCATTTTCGACTCGATCAAAACCTTTCTCGGAAAAGGACTATAG
- a CDS encoding PQQ-binding-like beta-propeller repeat protein, producing MPRFSFIMMVVFSLLAACDKSGDDAWDYEIEGTRAASIDQTTLFAVTSDHVVALNVASGEELWKTSLPGGLREAPGFQEDLVFVGTDEGILWVLDSDDGTPLAKAILDGPIGSKPVFEHQTLLVSTFGGSVYAFDPQDRDALKKAIDALPEATTPEEAPDAREPDAGEDPKEDGPKEEQEVESKEEDIPLNLDVPELEPRWRARTSGPIVAPITSHLDDILIASTDGRAYALSMADGTRTWTWEGSRQLRNSVVFADGFFFVASDDGNLHALTPKGTVQWSAPTLGAINSSPLVWNGLVIVSNSIGRVTAFDSKSGIEKWQFQVPAGIRHEPVLVADRLALVDLNGQLHLLKPAEGKLDTSRALADFGPLISTEDGLVILGRTSVFKRTLSAWNEP from the coding sequence ATGCCTCGGTTTTCTTTCATCATGATGGTGGTGTTCTCTCTCCTCGCAGCCTGTGACAAGTCCGGGGATGACGCATGGGATTATGAGATTGAAGGCACGCGAGCGGCCTCCATCGATCAAACCACGCTTTTTGCCGTCACGTCGGACCATGTGGTCGCGCTGAACGTGGCGAGTGGCGAAGAGCTTTGGAAAACAAGCCTTCCAGGTGGTTTACGCGAAGCTCCGGGGTTTCAGGAAGATTTGGTCTTTGTAGGCACCGACGAGGGCATCCTCTGGGTCTTAGATTCAGACGACGGCACACCGCTCGCCAAGGCGATTCTTGACGGTCCGATAGGCTCGAAGCCAGTATTCGAACACCAGACGCTACTTGTCAGCACTTTTGGAGGGTCAGTCTACGCGTTTGATCCTCAAGACCGCGATGCTCTCAAGAAGGCGATTGATGCCCTTCCTGAGGCCACCACGCCAGAAGAAGCACCAGACGCGAGAGAACCAGACGCGGGAGAAGACCCAAAAGAAGACGGTCCAAAAGAAGAACAGGAAGTTGAATCGAAGGAAGAAGACATCCCACTCAACCTTGATGTTCCCGAGTTAGAGCCACGATGGCGGGCTCGAACGAGCGGCCCGATTGTCGCTCCGATCACCTCTCATTTGGACGATATCTTGATTGCGAGTACCGACGGGCGAGCCTATGCCCTCTCGATGGCAGACGGCACCAGAACCTGGACTTGGGAGGGCTCTCGCCAGCTCAGAAACTCGGTCGTATTTGCGGATGGGTTCTTTTTCGTTGCGTCGGACGACGGCAATTTACACGCGCTGACTCCGAAGGGGACCGTGCAGTGGTCTGCCCCCACACTTGGGGCCATCAATAGCTCACCGCTTGTCTGGAACGGACTTGTGATAGTCAGTAACTCTATCGGTCGGGTAACTGCCTTCGATTCGAAATCGGGTATCGAGAAGTGGCAGTTTCAGGTTCCTGCGGGGATCAGACACGAACCGGTATTGGTGGCTGACCGGCTCGCGCTGGTGGATCTCAATGGGCAGCTTCACTTGCTTAAGCCCGCTGAAGGAAAGCTCGATACGAGCCGAGCCTTGGCGGATTTTGGGCCGTTGATTTCCACAGAAGATGGACTTGTGATCCTAGGGCGAACGTCGGTGTTCAAACGAACTCTTTCCGCGTGGAATGAGCCCTAG
- a CDS encoding SpoVR family protein, with protein sequence MTLPSHLWEIKEHIYETAIEFGLDPFETIFEVVDYDQMNEIAAFGGFPTRYPHWRFGMEYEQLSKSYEYGLSKIYEMVINNDPSYAYLLEGNNLVDQKTVIAHVYAHVDFFKNNYYFSKTNRKMIDEMANHGARVRRYVDRYGIELVEDFIDTCLSLENLIDYHGPPESKRQDLEDQTNSGEIPRLRAKDYMDDYINPQEYLERQKQKLAEEELKSKQFPSEPLKDVMHFLLEHAPLESWEADILSIVREEAYYFAPQGQTKIMNEGWASYWHDKILTTRVLDLSEIIDFADINAGVLATAPGRLNPYKLGLELFRDVEDRWNKGKFGKEYDDCDNLEEKLSWDRELGQGKEQIFRVRKLYNDVSFIDEFLTEEFVAEHQMYSFGYNRKSGHWEIDSRQFQDVKDKLLDQLTNFGNPFIYVKDGNFKNRAELLLHHKHMGVDLDMQYGRGVLRALHRVWKRPVNIETLSDDKGVLLSYDGKEFTETSIEYHPI encoded by the coding sequence ATGACACTACCGTCCCATCTCTGGGAGATTAAAGAACATATCTACGAGACAGCCATCGAGTTCGGGCTCGACCCGTTCGAGACGATCTTCGAGGTGGTCGACTACGACCAAATGAACGAAATCGCAGCATTTGGCGGCTTTCCGACGCGCTACCCGCACTGGCGATTTGGAATGGAGTACGAGCAGCTGAGCAAAAGCTACGAGTACGGCCTCTCCAAGATCTACGAAATGGTCATCAACAATGACCCCTCATACGCATATTTGCTGGAGGGGAACAACTTAGTGGACCAAAAGACGGTCATCGCTCACGTGTACGCACACGTGGATTTCTTCAAGAATAATTACTATTTCTCGAAGACCAATCGAAAGATGATCGACGAGATGGCTAATCACGGCGCACGTGTTCGGCGATACGTGGACCGATACGGAATTGAGCTCGTAGAAGATTTCATCGACACGTGTCTGAGTCTTGAGAACCTCATCGACTACCACGGCCCTCCCGAGTCAAAACGTCAAGACTTGGAGGACCAGACCAATTCCGGCGAGATCCCGAGGCTACGCGCTAAAGACTACATGGATGATTATATCAATCCACAAGAGTACCTCGAGCGCCAGAAACAGAAGCTCGCTGAAGAAGAATTGAAATCGAAGCAGTTTCCGTCCGAGCCTCTCAAAGATGTGATGCATTTCCTCTTGGAGCATGCGCCGCTTGAGAGCTGGGAGGCTGACATTCTCTCGATCGTGCGCGAAGAGGCGTATTATTTCGCGCCGCAGGGTCAGACCAAGATCATGAACGAGGGATGGGCCAGTTATTGGCACGATAAGATCCTGACAACCCGCGTGTTGGACCTCTCGGAAATCATCGATTTTGCAGATATCAATGCGGGCGTGCTCGCAACCGCGCCTGGGCGGCTAAACCCGTACAAGCTTGGCCTTGAGCTCTTCAGAGACGTGGAAGACCGATGGAATAAAGGCAAGTTCGGCAAGGAGTACGACGATTGCGACAATCTGGAAGAGAAACTCAGCTGGGACCGCGAGCTCGGCCAAGGCAAGGAGCAGATTTTCCGCGTAAGAAAGCTCTACAACGACGTCTCGTTCATCGATGAATTCCTGACCGAAGAGTTCGTCGCGGAGCATCAGATGTACTCGTTCGGATACAATCGAAAGTCGGGCCATTGGGAGATCGATTCGCGGCAGTTCCAAGACGTCAAAGACAAGCTCCTCGACCAACTCACGAACTTTGGGAACCCGTTTATCTACGTCAAAGACGGCAACTTCAAGAATCGTGCGGAACTGCTCCTGCACCACAAGCATATGGGCGTGGATCTGGACATGCAGTATGGACGAGGCGTGCTGCGGGCATTGCATCGCGTGTGGAAGAGGCCGGTGAATATCGAGACACTCTCGGATGACAAGGGCGTGCTCCTCTCCTACGATGGAAAGGAGTTCACCGAGACCTCGATTGAGTACCACCCCATTTAA
- the priA gene encoding replication restart helicase PriA, translating into MSETKQLWAEVAVDVPVFAALSYAVPPAFAGMIRAGQLVQVPFRNKSKTGLVMRVTAEAPDFEGKIRDILDIVDRNPLLNETGLNFLKFVSEYYMSPMGEVMRLAVPSAARVEGIKWYVRTPYDGVLEEDLSAAYALIEDKIPLHLLREKSDLPFARLSELESLGAVDVEYVDESALKPKTEAFFKLSGKEPESRVGAKQDEILTLLHELKEASMEEIKARVNSPYSSLKSLEERGLLIRWEVEVYRDPFKDAVVDTAISPSLTEQQSRALSAINAANGFGAFLLHGVTGSGKTMVYVEAIRALRAAGERALILLPEIALTPQFVGVFRSFFGDDIAVLHSGLSQAQKFDQWRRIQKSDVSIVIGARSAVFAPIENLGMIIVDEEHDPSFKQEEGPRYNARDLALMRGKLEGARVILGSATPSLESFQNALEGRITLLRMPIRVQSRPLPPVSVVDMRRRSDLAYGVLSGPLLDSMTKSFMAAKQSILFLNRRGYSPCVVCSSCGFKFMCSQCDVSLTYHRRQESLRCHHCDFSVRLPETCPECTEATIGPMGVGTEKLEEILGELFPNRRVERLDRDTGTGGGLQNILKKVNDGEVDILVGTQMVTKGHDFPGVTTVGVVLADMSLNFPDFRAAERTFQLLTQVAGRAGRGDDPGEVVVQTYSPEHYSLETAARHDFEGFAERELALRKELKYPPFAHMIAIKFEATLEGAVIQAARDYATTARRILRKESGLSDVVVVGPAIAPIEKLRGRTRYQLLFRCSDRSKVRRVVGSVLNHEKYFDPAGKTEHRNVRIVVDIDPLNLL; encoded by the coding sequence GTGTCTGAAACGAAGCAGTTATGGGCTGAAGTTGCTGTGGATGTTCCGGTTTTTGCGGCGCTCTCATACGCTGTTCCGCCCGCGTTTGCCGGTATGATACGTGCCGGGCAGCTCGTGCAGGTTCCGTTTCGGAACAAGTCCAAGACCGGTCTTGTCATGCGCGTGACCGCCGAAGCGCCAGATTTTGAGGGGAAGATTCGCGATATCTTGGACATCGTGGACCGCAATCCTTTGCTTAACGAAACCGGGCTGAACTTCCTAAAATTCGTCTCCGAATACTACATGTCTCCCATGGGAGAGGTGATGCGGCTCGCCGTTCCGAGTGCGGCGCGCGTGGAAGGCATCAAGTGGTACGTGCGGACTCCCTATGACGGCGTTCTAGAGGAAGACCTAAGCGCGGCCTATGCGCTGATCGAGGATAAAATTCCGCTGCATCTGCTCCGCGAAAAGAGTGACCTGCCCTTTGCCCGCCTATCTGAGCTAGAGAGCCTGGGAGCGGTCGACGTGGAATACGTGGACGAGTCGGCCTTAAAACCGAAGACCGAGGCGTTTTTCAAGCTAAGCGGCAAGGAGCCGGAGTCGCGCGTCGGTGCAAAGCAAGACGAGATCTTGACCCTGCTTCATGAACTCAAAGAAGCCAGCATGGAGGAGATCAAGGCGCGCGTGAACTCGCCTTACTCGAGTTTAAAGAGCCTTGAGGAGCGCGGGCTCTTGATTAGGTGGGAGGTGGAGGTTTATCGCGACCCGTTCAAGGATGCGGTGGTGGACACCGCGATTTCGCCTTCGCTCACCGAGCAACAAAGTCGGGCTTTGAGCGCCATCAACGCGGCAAACGGTTTTGGGGCGTTCTTGCTTCACGGCGTGACCGGGTCCGGCAAGACCATGGTTTACGTGGAGGCGATTCGAGCTCTCAGGGCGGCAGGCGAGCGAGCCCTGATTCTCTTGCCCGAAATCGCGCTTACACCGCAATTTGTGGGCGTCTTCCGGAGCTTCTTCGGCGACGATATCGCCGTTTTGCATAGTGGACTTAGTCAGGCTCAAAAATTCGACCAATGGCGCCGTATCCAAAAGAGCGACGTCTCCATCGTGATTGGTGCGCGCTCCGCCGTTTTTGCCCCGATTGAGAATCTCGGCATGATCATCGTGGACGAGGAGCATGACCCGAGCTTCAAGCAAGAGGAGGGACCGCGCTACAACGCGCGTGACCTCGCGCTCATGCGCGGGAAGCTCGAAGGCGCGCGTGTGATTTTGGGGAGCGCGACACCCAGTCTGGAATCCTTTCAGAATGCGTTAGAGGGGCGGATTACGTTGCTGAGGATGCCGATCCGCGTGCAGTCGCGGCCATTGCCGCCCGTTTCAGTGGTGGATATGCGGCGCCGTTCAGATTTGGCCTACGGCGTTTTGAGTGGCCCGCTCTTGGATTCGATGACCAAGAGCTTCATGGCTGCCAAACAGTCGATTCTCTTTCTGAATCGCCGTGGCTACTCACCATGTGTTGTGTGTTCGTCGTGCGGCTTTAAGTTCATGTGCTCACAGTGCGATGTTTCTTTGACCTATCATCGCAGGCAAGAGTCTCTCAGATGCCACCATTGCGATTTTAGCGTGCGTCTGCCCGAGACATGCCCCGAATGTACCGAAGCAACCATTGGACCCATGGGAGTGGGCACTGAAAAGTTAGAGGAGATTCTCGGCGAGCTCTTTCCGAACCGGCGGGTGGAACGATTGGATCGAGACACAGGCACAGGTGGTGGGCTGCAGAATATCTTAAAGAAGGTCAATGACGGTGAAGTGGATATCCTCGTCGGCACGCAGATGGTCACGAAGGGGCATGACTTTCCCGGCGTGACGACGGTTGGCGTGGTCTTGGCAGACATGAGCCTGAACTTTCCCGACTTCAGGGCAGCAGAGCGAACGTTTCAGTTGCTCACTCAGGTCGCAGGCAGGGCAGGGCGTGGCGATGACCCAGGTGAGGTCGTGGTGCAGACCTATTCGCCCGAGCACTACAGCCTGGAGACGGCCGCACGGCACGACTTCGAAGGGTTTGCCGAGCGAGAGTTGGCGCTCAGAAAAGAGCTCAAATACCCGCCTTTTGCGCATATGATCGCGATCAAGTTCGAAGCGACTTTGGAAGGGGCGGTTATTCAGGCGGCGCGAGACTATGCGACCACCGCGCGTCGGATTCTTCGCAAAGAAAGTGGGCTCTCAGATGTGGTAGTGGTGGGGCCGGCGATCGCGCCCATCGAGAAATTACGCGGGCGGACGCGGTACCAGCTGCTTTTCAGGTGTTCCGACCGTTCAAAAGTGCGCCGCGTTGTGGGCTCGGTCTTGAACCATGAAAAGTACTTTGATCCCGCGGGCAAGACCGAGCATCGCAACGTGCGTATCGTGGTGGATATCGACCCCCTGAACTTGCTTTAG